CCGCCTTATTCCATTCGTTGTTCAGCTGAATGGCGAGTTCGCTTGAAAATTTGACGCGAGCACTGCGGTCAAGATCTTCAAGAATACTTTTCACGTCGTGGCGGACTCGGGGATTTTCAATGTTGACCGCAGGAAGTCGTGACGCTTCCGCCACGCGAAGCCCAGCTTGTGCCACACGATCAGTGGTCAGATCGGTCGAGAGAGATTCGCCGTGTTGATGTCCATTGGAATCGCTGCCGCGATTGTTTTCGCGGTTAGCTAAAAAAAGAGCCTCCTCATCGGCCGGCACTTGATTCTGAAAATAGAACTCCTTTCCGTAGGCTCGAGTATCTGTCGAAGAGTTTAAATGGATACTCACGAAAAGATCTGCTTTCGCGCGATTTGCGATCAGCGCTCGATTTTCTAAGGACACCCATTCGTCTTTTTCTCGGGTGTAGATAACTTTGAGTCCGGCTTTTTTAAGGCGATCGCCGACGAGCTTTGTGATTCTCAGCGCGATTTCACTTTCTATTGCACCGCCGTTACTGGCTCCAGTATCGTGACCGCCGTGGCCTGGATCGAGGACCACCAACCGCTGGGTTTTTGAAGATCCTAGAAGTGGATTGTCCCCAATCGCGTTGTTCGCCATGGCGGTGGCGGCGAAGTGGCATAACAATGCGGCGGTTATCGAAATAAACGTGGGAACATTCATCTCTCAATTATCTTTTGTTCTCGAGTTTAGCGCTACGGGCCTTGGTCTTAACTTCGACGGGCAAAAAAAAAGCGGCCTGGCTTTAGGGGGGGGTGCCAGACCGCTCAAAGGGGGTGCCTTACCTTAGAGCAACAGCGGGACCAGCCGGGCAGTCGCGCGGTGCCAACCGTTAAGATATTGAAATTCTTTGCGACTGAGTTATCGAGTCGCATTATTTACGTCTCGGGAAGTGTGTACAAACTTTAGTCGGTGTCGCCAATCGCCGTCTCTCCAGCCGGGGGCTCAAAATTTTCCAGCCGAGGTCTCCGTGGGTCTCCGTTTAAACGGCGGGTGGGTTTACCTAGTCCTACGAACTCTCAGGATCAAGTGTTCAACTGCGTTTGGATCGGATCCTCAACTTCCGCCGGCGGAAGTGGCCCGGTCTAGAAGGAGTGGGATGGCAGGCAGTGGATGTGGCGCACTCACGAGCGGCGAGATCGTGGGCCGAAATGGCTGCATCTTGCTTCGGCCGAAAATATCAGTCGTCAAAAGTCGGTGATGGGCGCGACAAAGGAGCCGCAAATTATTCGGTTCGTCACTTCCACCATGCGCCCGTGGCTTAACATGATCAAACTCGAGCGTGTGTTTCGAAAAGCACCGGCTGCCATTCGCTGTGCGAAATTCGCACCTAGATTCAGCTCGAACCCAAACCAGACGTTTAGTTGCTAAAGGCAGCGATTTCATTTCAGGTGCCTTCTGGTGTAGTTCATTTTTCGATTCGCCTAATCGCTCGCGCGCTACCGAATCACTTCCTCGTTTGCGTTCCGCCGAATCACTTCCGCCGGCGGAAGTAAACTTCTTTAAATTTGCCCCTTCCAATTTTAAACGGGTCTCGTCTTTAAACGATGGCTTTCGATTTCCTAAAAGCGGTGCTTCTCCACGTTGACGTTTCTTTCTGGCAGATTCGGCGCGCACAAGACGCAAGATCAGTTCTTTTGCAGTCTGCGGTTGGCTGGATAGTCTTCGCAGTTCGTCGATGGATTGCATTTCATCTTCTGTGAGTTCCAAAACGATTCGAGCGCCGCCATTGTTCAAGGGCTGTTCAGTGCTTTCGAATTTCATCGGCGCTAAATCAAACTTCTCAATCAGCCCCAATTCGGCTTTTCTTCTTGAAAGGTCTTCAACAGCCGCAAGGACCGTGCGTCGTTCGTCGATCGAGACCTTGCGATTTTCACGTTTCGCATTTTGTTTGAGCGATGATTCTGTCATAGCCAAAACGCTTAACGATAGTTTGCCGGTCTCAATTTTCTCTTCGAGCTCTGGCAATTCGCGAAGGGCTCGCATCGCGACAATTCGCCGCTGTGCTGCCGATTCGGAATATTTCAAGTGGTCGACGCAATAGGAAAAGAGACTTGAGAATCCCAGGCGCGCAAAGAGTTCGCGTCGTTCCACTTCGCGCAAGAGATGAAGCACTTCGACCGTTAAACGTCGCTCTTCACGAACTGCGAGGCTTAGCTTTTCGGCCAACGCATCATTTGAAATTTTGCAAAGTTCTATTTTCATTTGTCCTCCTGGTGTTTCGAAGACGAGGATATCATCGGTTTTCAAAATTGGTTTTTTCGCACTAGGACCGGTTTTAAGCGCATTTGAGTTTTGAATTCGCGGTGGGCCTTGGTTTTAAAACTGCGCCTTAGGAGCCATGCGGTGAGCGCGCTGAGCAAGGCTTTAGGTGTGACTCTGAGCCTTTGAAATCGAGGGCGATGATGTTGCGCGAAAACGTGGTCAAGAAAAATCAGTTTTGCCGGTTTTCGATTTAAGATCTTAAATCTTTCCCGCAAGTCGCTCATGATCAATTGCATTGCATTTTGGTATCCACGCTCATGTAAAAAGACACCTCCGCCGGCGGAAGTGCGAACTTTCAATATGCTGGGTAACGCTGATCCCTGTCGATCACGGCAAAAAGATCCGGCGCCAGCAAAGCCTTTTGACATGCAACAAAACTAGACACGGTTTACGTGCTAGATCATATTTCATGGGCATGAAGAAACTTATACCCATCGTGATTTTAGCGACTCCTGCCATGATCCTGTTTTTGAGTATGAAACTGGGCATCCATTTCATCGTTTCGAATGCTGCTGACTTCCGCGGAAGTGACGATGCCTTTTGTTCAGGATCTCGTCACAAATCCAAGAATGTGAATTTGCTCGGACGTTAAAATCCACGGGCAAATGGTGCGAGGGCGTCCAAGCCAGTAGGTAACGTGATCGGTCCAAACCAAGGGCGCCGGCAGATCGCTGAGCTGGCCAAAAAACTGATCAGAAAGTCGGCCTATCAGCTCCTGAACGGTGCGAGGACTGTATTCCGATTCAGGCAGATGAAGGTCGAGCTCCGCAATTTCGCGGGCAGTGCTGGCTGAAAGAGCCGGTACCGTCACCGAGTACAGATCGTGCAGACTTGCAGTTGAAAAGCGCCTAGTCGCTTCAAGCAATAGGGAGCGAGCTTCCGCTTCTGTCCGCAGATAATCCTTTTCATGAAAGGCCATTTG
The window above is part of the Deltaproteobacteria bacterium genome. Proteins encoded here:
- a CDS encoding N-acetylmuramoyl-L-alanine amidase yields the protein MNVPTFISITAALLCHFAATAMANNAIGDNPLLGSSKTQRLVVLDPGHGGHDTGASNGGAIESEIALRITKLVGDRLKKAGLKVIYTREKDEWVSLENRALIANRAKADLFVSIHLNSSTDTRAYGKEFYFQNQVPADEEALFLANRENNRGSDSNGHQHGESLSTDLTTDRVAQAGLRVAEASRLPAVNIENPRVRHDVKSILEDLDRSARVKFSSELAIQLNNEWNKAAPLAGVSKSSGRAIRQAPFFLVSHVAMPSVLVEVGFLSHKREGARLTQETYQIALSESLASGIQKWTNVSNLSSLTDLTVPQPAP
- a CDS encoding HNH endonuclease, with the translated sequence MKIELCKISNDALAEKLSLAVREERRLTVEVLHLLREVERRELFARLGFSSLFSYCVDHLKYSESAAQRRIVAMRALRELPELEEKIETGKLSLSVLAMTESSLKQNAKRENRKVSIDERRTVLAAVEDLSRRKAELGLIEKFDLAPMKFESTEQPLNNGGARIVLELTEDEMQSIDELRRLSSQPQTAKELILRLVRAESARKKRQRGEAPLLGNRKPSFKDETRLKLEGANLKKFTSAGGSDSAERKRGSDSVARERLGESKNELHQKAPEMKSLPLATKRLVWVRAESRCEFRTANGSRCFSKHTLEFDHVKPRAHGGSDEPNNLRLLCRAHHRLLTTDIFGRSKMQPFRPTISPLVSAPHPLPAIPLLLDRATSAGGS